A genome region from Acidobacteriota bacterium includes the following:
- a CDS encoding helix-turn-helix transcriptional regulator, translating into MDVDVNKLRAELGISMEALARKLGVSYISVFNWSHGTRKPSGLANDQLVRLARQVARQKEREAAAKRIAEANGEMLHVT; encoded by the coding sequence ATGGACGTTGATGTCAACAAACTCAGGGCCGAACTCGGCATCTCGATGGAGGCGCTGGCGCGAAAGCTGGGCGTCTCATATATATCGGTATTCAACTGGTCTCATGGAACGCGCAAGCCGAGCGGCCTGGCGAATGACCAGCTTGTCCGCCTTGCCCGCCAGGTTGCACGGCAGAAGGAGCGCGAGGCGGCTGCCAAGCGGATCGCCGAGGCCAACGGGGAGATGCTCCATGTCACATAA